The sequence ctacaaggttagtcacaattgtcttagggacccaaatgcaagttttatctcccttgcatcttgcccctaacttcctagcaatcaccttcttattctttctacaaatggcaaatgaagcattgcaagcatgatatattgtagaaggttcattaattttcctaggaacattaacaacatttctcctaggcatatggacaacatatctcctagacatatctctaccatgcatataggaagaactagaagcaaacatggcatgagagtcaaaagcatcataagcattacaactcctatcagactgtcttctatcatggtacataaaagcatggttctttttagcactactagccataggggtcttccctttctccttggcggagatgggagccttatggcttgttaagtccttggcttccctcttgaagccaagtccatccttaattgaggggtgtctaccaatcgtgtaggcatcccttgcaaattttagcttgtcaaattcattcttgctagtcttaagttggtcattaagactagccaattcatcattcaatttggaaattgaaactaggtgttcactacaggcatcaatgtcaaaatctttacacctattgcaaatcataacatgttctacacaagagttagatttactagctatttctaacttagcattcaaatcatcatttatgctgcttaagctagaaattgtcttatggcaagaagatagttcacaagaaagcatttcatttcttttaacttctaaagcatgagatttttgtgcctctacaaatttgtcatgctcttcatataaaaggtcctcttgtttctctaaaagtctatccttttcattcaaggcatcgatcaattcattaatcttatctattttagttctatccaatcccttgaacaaactagagtaatctatttcttcatcactagactcatcatcattagaagaatcataagtggcattgtttcgagtacataccttcttctccttcgccatgaggcatgtgtgacgctcgttggggaagagggatgacttgttgaaggcggtggtggcgagtccttcattgtcggagtcggatgacgaacaatccgagtcccattccttgccaaggtgtgcctcgcccttagcctttttgtatcccttcttcttctccctcttgttcccctgttcctggtcactatcattatcgggacaattagcgataaaatgaccaatcttaccacacttgaagcatgagcgcttcccctttgtcttggtcttgcttggctgtcccttgtgaccctttagcgccgtcttgaagcgcttgatgatgagagccatctcttcatcatttagccctgtcacctcaacttgtgccaccttgctaggtagcgcctccttgcttcttgttgctttaagagcaaagggttgaggctcattgattggaccattcaatgtgtcgtccacgtatctcgcctccttgatcatcattcgcccgctcacgaactttccaagaacttcttcgggtgacatcttggtgtacctaggattttcacgaatactgttcaccagatgtggatcaagtacagtaaaggaccttagcattaggcgaacgacgtcgtggtccgtccatcgcgtgcttccgtagctccttattttgttgatgagggtcttgagccggttgtatgtttgggttggctcctctccccttatcattgcaaatctcccgagctcgccctctaccaactccatcttggtgagcaaggtgacgtcgttcccctcatgagagatcttgagggtgtcccagatctacttggcattgtccaagccgctcaccttatggtactcgtccatgcacaaagaggctaacaacacagtagtagcttgtgcatttttatgaatctgttcattaataaatataggactatccgagctatcaaatttcattccattctcaacaatctcccatatacttggatggagagagaacaggtgactacgcattttgtgactccaaaatccgtagtcctccccatcaaagtgtggaggtttgccaagagggatggaaagtaaatgtgcatttgagctatgcggaatacgagagtaatcgaaagaaaagttcgaattaaccgtctttcttttgtcgtagtcgttgtcgtcgttgtccttttgggaagaagtggactcatcgctgtcatcgtagtagatgatctccttgatgcgtcttgtcttcttcttcttcccatctttgcgtttgtggcccgagcccgagtcggtaggcttgtcatccttcggctcgttgacgaaggactccttctccttatcgttgatcacaattcccttccccttaggatccatctctttgggcgattagtccctttgtgaagataacggctctgataccaattgagagcacctagaggggggggtgaataggtgatcctgtgaaacttgaaacttaatccacaaaaacttgattaggtgttagcacaataatgccaagtggcttagagaggagtctcaacaaaacacaacaacccaactagagatcaatcacagagatggcacagtggtttatcccgtggttcggccaagaccaacgcttgcctactccacgttgtggcgtcccaatggacgagggttgcaatcaacccctttcaagcggtccaaagacccacttgaataccacagtgttttgcttgctttactatatcccgtttgcgaggaatctccacactttggagcctctcgcccttacacttgaagttcacaaagaagcacgaaataagggagggatgagcaacacactcaagacaagaaatcacaacaacaccacgcacacaagtcgcaacaagagctcacaacacaactcaacgagttcacaactcaactagagctctaattgctattgcaaggaatcaaaagcgcggaatcgatgtcttagtgcttaggaatgcttagagaatgcttggtgttctcctccatgcgcctaggggtcccttttatagccccaaggcagctagaagccgttgagtgcattccaggaaggcatttcttgccttctgtcgactggcgcaccggacagtccggtgcaccaccagacactatccggtgcggatctctttccttatttggcgaagccgaccgttggtgccttggagccgttggcgcactggacactgtccggtgcacaccggacagtccggtgcccccttctaaccgttggctcggccacgcgtcgcgcccagattaagcggccgaccgttggcccggcgaccgttggctcaccggacactgtccggtgcacaccggacagtccggtgaattatagccgtacgccgttaatttcttcccgagagcagcaagttcccctgagccggacagcccggtgcacccagacagagctaactttggctgaacaaagccatctttcttccaattcgatttctcctgtttccagtacttagacacaatacattagtctataaaacaatgtactaagtctgagaaacatacctttatacttgatttgtactttgtccaccatttgacacttaggcacttgtactggacactaaatcaccaaaacacttagaaatggcccaagggtacatttccctttcagtttggcgctcgaaaaaggtgtcaacaaaaCTCATTTCGCAAGAACGTACTGTTAGGGGTCTATTATGCCGACGGTCCCTATTTAACCTTCATTTTGGCACAAGCAAGTGTGTTTCAGGTGCTCTTCTACTGATGGAAGAAGCTGACTTTCGGCCAAAGCAACATATAAAGAAGCTTCGGCTATACGCGCAGTGTTGATTTTATAACCGATGTGGATTGTGGGTTGAATAAAAGGAAACCCCGGGACTCTTTTGCTCTTTTCCTGACCGAAGGGATATCGGCGTACGAGAACCACACGATCTAATTTAAGCGGTCTCGACTAGACTCATTACTTAATGAACCGTGTGAGATCTGAGTCGTCCGATCAGATATGGACGACCCGATTTAAAAAGTCTCGATCTAATCTACACTATCCACCGCATGATCGACGGCTCCACACCCTTGTACGAGTTGATCTACCAGAAGGGGATCCTTCTTGGCACAATGGAAGGACCACCAGGGCTATCCCAAGCGATCCCGGTTTCTGGAGATGCGTACTGCAACAGCTCCACTACGCACGTGGATGCTGCCGGCAGCAGCTCACCGGCCGTCGCGAAGCTCCGGAAGCTGCTGTTCCGCCGGATGCTCATCGGCGTCAACGACGGCCGCTACTTCCATGGCCTGTTCCACTGCATCGACAAGCAGGGCAACATCATCCTCCAGGACGCCGTCGAGTACCGCAGCGCCCGGCATTGCTTGCCTCCGACGGAGCATAGGTGCCTGGGGCTCATCCTGATCCCGGCCGCCTGCCGGTCGTCTTGCCAGGTTGATTGCTCCGTTGAAGAGAAGATGTCGCTCATGTGTTTGGAGTGAATGGTGCTTCTAAATATGTGTTACTATGCTTTCCAAGCTACTCAGGAATCATGATAGATAAACCCTTTTGTataacattcctagatcttgctgGGATTTAATTTGCATCGATTCTGCTATCTGAGAGAGACCCTGcatgatttttttcttttttgttgtATCAGCTAACATCTTCGAAGAAAATTGGTGCTCCTATTTTAAAGAATTGCTTATTTGAAAACTTTTACCATGGTCATTTCATTTAAGGAATGATTTGATGCAGCTGTTAGTGTACATGAGCATTTCTATTTTTTACTATGATGTAGAGTTAATTTTCCGTAGTCTTAAGTTAATTTCAAAGGTGCATCGATCAACAAACAGGAGTTCAGAAGAGTGCATATCAAAGAAATTAAAAATTGTTGAACTAGTTAAGTCTGGGACTGCAGCACCACAAGGAAGTCTCCTTTGCTCAAAGGGGTTGAGCAAATTAAATCtatttctattcaattttgattAACAAAGAATAAGCCTTAATAGGGAATTTAGCTTCATGTCTCGTAAAAAACGGAGAAAATCTGTGATAGATCAACTGCATTCAAAACTCCCGAAAATCTGTGATAGATCAATTGCATACAACATCATTGACAGATAACGTCGGCCAGAGAGCAACCCATTCAAGCTCTGTTCTATTTTGAACTTAAACTTTTGTGGAAGTAAAACAACTAGCAATTACATATCTTCTTTCTCGTATAATCTGACTATTCAATCCTGAAAATTTTGAACTCTGCAACATGAAATTTGAGGGTGCAACATGAAATGGCCTCTAGCTGAGTTAGTTAGATGGTCTGATTAGCACTTCTCAGGTCCTGAGTTTCAATCTTAGTAAGACCAAATTTCAGGCTGAGCTTGAAAAAGTCACTCGCTGGTCCCTGGTTGTATACACACGAGATAAACTGACCTATGAGGGACAAATCCTCGTGTAGGGACCAGGAAGGCTCAAAGCACGAGCAAAAATCTGGACTATAGAGGACGGACCCTAATGTTGCACGAGGGTTAGCTTTCGTGATCTTACTCGATCGGGGCTGCGATTGAACTTCTTATTAATATAATACAGGAGGGGGACGGTCTTTCCCCTACCGGCCGAGTTTTTTAAACAAATATAGCAGTACATATGATGCAAATCAATGCCTTCTAGCAAAAAATGGTTTACAGCGTGAGCCTTGACACTATCATTGCTCAACTCCATTTTAATTgacatcttcaccatcaaaccatTTTAGACAAGGAATGAGCATCATGACAATAGTTCTGAAGTTCTCCTTGCTTGCAACTGCATTTCCTTTTATATCAAGCTGTGCCAACTTCAGAGATCTGAAAAACAGTATGGCATCCCAGTATTCCTCCACGTTGATATTTACCTTCTGGTACGCTTCAAAAGCTTCACTTGCTTCCATTTTGTGTGAGAATGGAGACGAGCAGATATACCGTGTTGTGTCAATTGAGTGAGCTCCAATCTTGTTGAAAGATAAATCCAGAACTTTCAATGAGATTATCTTCGTAAGGGATTCAAGTGCTGTGAAACCACTGATCTGGTTGTTGCTGATGTTCAAGAACACAAGGTGCTGCAAAGCCTCCAATCCTTAAATGAACAAAAAATTAGCATCCCAAAGCCAGTGTTTTTCAAATATTATCGTTCAGGCATTTGCTAATGACTAAGCCAATTATCAGTTCTGCAACTGCATTCGAGAAGCTATCGCAGGCCAACTGCTTTTGAGAAACTAAATCACAGGCCTTGTCACACTATTAAAATATCATTATTTTTTTCTTGAAGTGGACATAGGATGATAGGAGAGATGATTCAAATGCTAACCTTCGACTGATCTCAGACTATTATGGCTTAGGTCCAGCATTTGAACCCACAACAGGCGTTCAGCAAATCCAATGCATGTTAGAGATAATCTGCAAAGCTGCACATGATTCAGGGGAGCTGAATTTGGTTGAACCTGAACTGAACAGTGCTTCATGAAAGTCTCCATGTCACATGTTAACTGCAAGAAAAGGTTAGGTTAGACAG is a genomic window of Zea mays cultivar B73 chromosome 5, Zm-B73-REFERENCE-NAM-5.0, whole genome shotgun sequence containing:
- the LOC103626283 gene encoding N-alpha-acetyltransferase 38, NatC auxiliary subunit, encoding MEGPPGLSQAIPVSGDAYCNSSTTHVDAAGSSSPAVAKLRKLLFRRMLIGVNDGRYFHGLFHCIDKQGNIILQDAVEYRSARHCLPPTEHRCLGLILIPAACRSSCQVDCSVEEKMSLMCLE